One Nicotiana tomentosiformis chromosome 4, ASM39032v3, whole genome shotgun sequence genomic window carries:
- the LOC117278306 gene encoding uncharacterized protein — protein sequence MFFDGAVNAKGVGIGAILISPTGKHYPATTQLRFFYTNNTAEYEAYIMGMNMAVDLDVEELLIMWDSNLIIRQAQGEWETRDIKLIPYRQHVEDLSKRFKSVEFKYISRFHNDLADALATLASMLPYPDNAANLNNHLIREVCEQFKITHRNSTPYRPKANGVVEAANKNIKNILMKMIQSSKQWHEKLSFAFLGYRTTVRTSVGATPYLLVYGTEAVILVEVEIPSLWFIVEAEIEDYEWVKIRLEQLTMIDEKRMAAVCHGQLYQ from the exons atgttctttgatggagctgtaaaTGCAAAAGGTGTCGGGATCGGAGCAATTCTGATTTCTCCTACAGGTAAGCACTATCCGGCCACAACCCAACTTCGGTTCTTCTATACAAACAACACCGCTGAGTATGAAGCCTACATCATGGGCATGAATATGGCAGTTGATCTAGATGTAGAGGAATTGTTAATCATGTGGGATTCTAATTTGATCattcggcaagcccaaggtgaatgggaaacTCGAGACATCAAACTCATCCCATATAGGCAACATGTAGAAGATCTTAGCAAACGATTCAAGTCTGTCGAGTTCAAGTACATTTCTCGATTCCACAATGATCTAGCAGATGCATTAGCTACTTTGGCCTCAATGCTGCCGTACCCGG ACAATGCTGCAAATCTGAACAACCACTTGATAAGGGAGGTATGCGAACAATTTAAAATTACGCATCGTAATTCTACCCCTTATCGGCCCAAAGCTAATGGTGTTGTTGAAGCtgcaaacaagaacatcaagaatatCCTCATgaaaatgattcaaagttctaaacaatggcatgaaaagttgtcTTTTGCATTTTTGGGATATCGCACAACCGTGCGAACATCAGTTGGGGCCACaccctacttattggtttatggtacTGAGGCCGTaatacttgttgaagttgagattCCATCTCTTTGGTTCATTGTTGAAGCTGAGATTGAGGATTATGAATGGGTCAAAATCAGGTTGGAACAGttgactatgattgatgaaaagcggatggccgcagtttgccacgggcagttgtatCAATAA